The segment AGGTTGCGTGATGGGCGAGGTTGCAGTCATCGGTCTGGGCGGGATGGGGCGGGCGATCGCGCGCAACCTGGTGCGGGCAGGACACGAGACTGTGGTGTGGAACCGTTCAGCGGGACCCGCGGAAGAGCTTGCGGAGGCCGGTGCCCTCCGCGGCGCCTGCCTCGCGGAGGCCCTCCAGTGCCCGGTGGTGTTCTCGGCCCTGTCCGACGACGCCTCCGTCACGGAGGTCTTTCTCGACTCCGGGATCCTCGACGAGGCCCGGCATGGGGCGATCCACGTCAACGTGGCCACGGTGAGCGTCGAGCTGGCCCGCCGTGCCGCAGAGGCGCACGCTGCGCACGGGATCGGCTATGTCGCCGCCCCGGTGTTCGGCCGGGTCAGCGTCGCGGAGGCCGGTGCGCTGAACATCCTCGCCGCAGGAGAGCCCGAACTCATCGACCGGGTCCAGCCGTTCTTCGACGTGATCGGATCGCGCACCTGGCGCCTGGGCGAGCGGCCCGAGCAGGCCAACATCGCCAAGGTCCTGGGCAACTACCTGATCGCCTGCGCGATCCAGTCCCTCGGGGAGGCGGTCAGCGTCGCCGACGCGGCCGGCGCCGACCCCGGTCAGTTCGTCGAACTGCTGACCTCGACGCTCTTTCCCGGACCCGTCTACTCCGGCTATGGGGCGATGATCGCAGAGCGGAGGTACCAGCCGGCCGGGTTCACCACAGCACTCGGACGCAAGGACCTCCACCTCGCCCTTGAGGCAGCAGCCGGTCAAGCGGTCTCCCTGCCGTTCGGCGAACTGCTCAGAGGCGTGTTCGACCAGGCGGTCGCAGACGGCCGCGCAGCGGACGACTGGGCTGTGATTGCCGAGCAGCAGCCGCGATGAACACCACTGCTCGTACGATCGTTGGCGCGCGGCGTCCAGCGCGAGGGTCCGCGTGCTGTCCGCGCCGCTGACGCTGCAAGAACCGCCCCATCGCACACGGCGCCGCGGAGATGGGCATCTCGCGCGCGTGTGCTTCCACATGGGTCAATCGGTACCGGCGGTACGGGGAACTGGGCCTGCTCGACCGCTCCAGCGCACCGCACCGCCAACCGACAACAACCCCTTGCGAGGTCGTGGCGACGATCGGGGCGCTGCGGCGCGAGCGCAAGTGGCCCGCGGCCCGGATCGCGTTCGAGCTCGCCGCCGACGGCGTGCCAATCTCCCGTCGGACGGTCACCCGCCGCCTCGCCGCGCTGGGACTGAACCGGCGGAAGTCCATCGACCCCATCGGCGAGATGAAGCGTGAACCGCGGGAAACCAGCCCCCGGCCGCGCGAGCCTGCAGCAGCGTCACCAACGTCATGGCCTCATACACCTGGTTGCGCCGGGGAAGGGCTCCCAAGGGGTTCCGTAACCGCGACTGTGTCGACCATGCGGCTCAGCTTGTTCCTGGCACGCGTCGCGCAGACCCGCGGCACTCGGATCTCGGCGACAGCATGTTCCGCGCCTGTGACCACGTACGACATTGCCAACACTGGTGTGTTGCTGAGAGTCGCGGCAATCCGGCCCAGCGCCCCCGGGGTGTCCCTGAGCGACACGACCATGGTGCACGTGTCAGGGCGGGAGGCCTCGTCGTCATTCGGCATTGCAGTGCACGGCTGAGGCGGCCGCTGCGCCTGGAGTGGCGCGGTCTGCGATCCGTTGCGCAGCGTCGTGCCGAACATTCGAAAGCTGCCGTCTGTCATGAGACTGCTCCTGTCCAGGTCTGGCAGGCCGGGTGGGCCGTTGCGTCTGGGGTGCTGAGGAGAAACAAAAAGACCCCTCGCGGAACGCGAGAGGTCTGCGTGCGGGCGGTGCGGCCGCCTGGGAGGGATCGCCCCCAGGTCACCTCGGTGCCGGCACGCGGGCGCTAATAATGAGACGCCGCTGCATGCCGGGGATCATCACACGGTGGGGCCACAGCGAAGAAGCCCGTCTCACTTACCGGACAGTCGGCGCAGGGCC is part of the Streptomyces sp. NBC_00250 genome and harbors:
- a CDS encoding NAD(P)-dependent oxidoreductase, coding for MGEVAVIGLGGMGRAIARNLVRAGHETVVWNRSAGPAEELAEAGALRGACLAEALQCPVVFSALSDDASVTEVFLDSGILDEARHGAIHVNVATVSVELARRAAEAHAAHGIGYVAAPVFGRVSVAEAGALNILAAGEPELIDRVQPFFDVIGSRTWRLGERPEQANIAKVLGNYLIACAIQSLGEAVSVADAAGADPGQFVELLTSTLFPGPVYSGYGAMIAERRYQPAGFTTALGRKDLHLALEAAAGQAVSLPFGELLRGVFDQAVADGRAADDWAVIAEQQPR